A region from the Acidobacteriota bacterium genome encodes:
- a CDS encoding DUF4922 domain-containing protein, with the protein MNWATRILSQVELEPYAAAPLAGNWPAQVNALLAQQQQTWPQLREATDGLQQVEYRRFNIKGAEVLAQFNPKRLVSTAAKVDAASIQARPCFLCVGNLPEEERGLPFGDDFVVLCNPFPVLPKHLVVTARQHTPQAVAASFGSLLDVTRALGADFFTLYNGPKCGASAPDHLHFQAAEATRLPLWRELERGPLQRWPSASAVETFTLPCYRINMLGAFGSDRTALLAWFERALSTLAALTESKDEPLLNLLATFNNGRWCVLLLPRQRHRPTCYDAEGDARLTISPAAIDLGGVLVVPQPEHFARLTAVALGQIYTEVTLRDDLFTAWLTQLTQD; encoded by the coding sequence ATGAATTGGGCCACGCGCATCCTCAGTCAGGTTGAACTCGAACCCTATGCGGCAGCGCCGCTGGCAGGGAATTGGCCCGCACAAGTAAACGCGCTGCTCGCGCAGCAGCAACAGACCTGGCCGCAATTGCGCGAAGCTACGGACGGGTTGCAGCAAGTCGAATATCGGCGCTTCAACATCAAAGGCGCAGAAGTGCTGGCCCAGTTCAATCCCAAACGCCTCGTCAGCACGGCGGCCAAAGTGGATGCGGCTTCGATTCAAGCGCGCCCGTGTTTTTTATGCGTCGGCAATCTGCCCGAAGAAGAGCGCGGCTTGCCGTTTGGTGATGATTTCGTCGTGCTCTGCAATCCGTTTCCAGTCCTGCCCAAACATTTGGTTGTTACCGCGCGGCAGCATACGCCCCAAGCCGTCGCGGCCAGCTTCGGCAGTTTGCTGGACGTGACGCGGGCATTGGGCGCAGACTTTTTCACGCTTTACAACGGGCCGAAATGCGGCGCGTCGGCCCCCGATCACTTGCACTTTCAAGCCGCAGAAGCCACGCGGCTGCCACTCTGGCGTGAACTTGAACGCGGGCCTTTACAACGTTGGCCGTCAGCCTCGGCAGTCGAGACCTTCACGCTGCCCTGCTATCGCATCAATATGCTAGGCGCATTCGGCAGCGACCGTACTGCTTTGCTGGCCTGGTTTGAACGGGCCTTGTCTACACTGGCGGCGCTTACGGAAAGCAAGGATGAGCCGTTGCTGAACCTGCTGGCAACCTTCAACAACGGCCGCTGGTGCGTCTTGCTCTTGCCGCGCCAGCGGCATCGCCCGACCTGTTACGACGCCGAAGGCGATGCCAGGTTGACCATCAGCCCGGCGGCGATTGATCTGGGCGGCGTGCTGGTCGTGCCGCAGCCAGAGCATTTCGCGCGGCTGACGGCCGTGGCGTTGGGACAGATTTATACTGAGGTCACGTTGCGAGACGATTTGTTTACTGCTTGGTTGACACAACTTACCCAGGATTGA
- a CDS encoding SpoIID/LytB domain-containing protein, which produces MLALLQAEPRVKVGLLTRATQVGFALAGACLATNGHRFSKGEYLATVESDGSIAITAAQGGVVRFAPATDIELTCAQAAAFTLRGVTIGIDFHWQQQEDQTFTGALLLHTDSQGRLTVINRVPVEEYVTSVIASEMSATAHPELLKAHAIISRSWLLAQLAPWKNARANAGQIQTAEEIVRWYDRENHTGFDICADDHCQRYQGVTKVTAANVFEAINATRGRVLAYAGELCDARFSKSCGGFTELFSTAWEDADVPYLQAFYDGETLPADGRLPLSDEANAAAWIQQTPPAFCNAPEPAILTKILPNFDQATTDFYRWQVTLEQAELQALLERKLGLSFGAIHALEPVERGASGRLKRLRIAGAQRTLIIGKELEIRRALSPSHLYSSAFVIEPGAVQNGVPARFTLRGAGWGHGVGLCQIGAALMAEQGYDAAQILQHYYRGTQLFELYRGAS; this is translated from the coding sequence ATGCTGGCATTGCTTCAAGCGGAACCAAGGGTGAAGGTCGGGTTGCTCACGCGTGCGACGCAGGTCGGCTTTGCGCTCGCGGGCGCTTGCCTGGCAACCAACGGACATCGGTTTTCAAAAGGCGAATATCTAGCGACCGTTGAAAGCGACGGGAGCATCGCGATCACTGCTGCGCAGGGCGGTGTTGTCAGGTTCGCACCTGCCACTGACATTGAATTGACCTGCGCGCAAGCGGCTGCTTTCACTTTGCGCGGCGTGACCATCGGGATTGATTTTCATTGGCAGCAGCAGGAAGACCAGACTTTTACCGGGGCTTTGCTCTTGCATACCGATTCGCAAGGACGCCTGACGGTCATCAACCGCGTGCCAGTCGAAGAGTACGTGACCAGCGTGATCGCTTCGGAAATGAGCGCGACGGCGCACCCCGAATTGCTCAAGGCGCACGCCATCATTTCGCGCAGTTGGTTGCTGGCGCAGCTTGCCCCTTGGAAAAACGCGAGAGCCAACGCCGGCCAAATCCAAACGGCTGAAGAAATTGTGCGCTGGTACGACCGCGAGAACCACACGGGCTTCGATATTTGCGCCGATGACCATTGCCAGCGTTATCAAGGCGTAACCAAAGTGACCGCCGCGAACGTCTTTGAGGCTATCAATGCGACGCGCGGGCGGGTTTTGGCCTATGCGGGCGAGTTATGCGATGCGCGCTTCTCGAAATCCTGCGGCGGTTTCACCGAACTGTTCAGCACGGCTTGGGAAGATGCGGACGTGCCGTACTTGCAGGCGTTTTATGACGGCGAGACTTTACCGGCTGATGGCCGCTTGCCGTTGAGTGACGAAGCCAACGCGGCGGCCTGGATTCAGCAAACGCCACCCGCGTTTTGCAATGCACCTGAGCCGGCGATCCTGACGAAGATTCTGCCCAACTTCGATCAGGCGACGACGGACTTTTACCGCTGGCAGGTGACGCTGGAACAGGCCGAGCTACAGGCTTTGCTTGAACGCAAGCTGGGTTTGAGCTTCGGCGCAATCCACGCGCTGGAACCGGTTGAACGCGGCGCTTCCGGACGGTTGAAACGGTTGCGGATCGCGGGCGCGCAACGCACGCTGATCATCGGCAAGGAATTGGAAATCCGGCGCGCCCTCTCGCCATCGCATCTTTACAGTTCGGCCTTTGTCATTGAACCGGGCGCGGTGCAGAATGGCGTCCCCGCGCGCTTCACGCTCCGTGGCGCTGGTTGGGGGCACGGCGTCGGGTTATGTCAGATCGGAGCCGCGTTGATGGCCGAACAAGGCTACGACGCCGCGCAAATCTTGCAGCATTACTATCGTGGGACACAACTTTTCGAGTTATACCGAGGTGCTTCATGA
- a CDS encoding DUF4159 domain-containing protein produces MAKSAIACFLLLGLVLSVWPLLSFAQRRRNEDFPNFREEFTHKTSSGKRGEYTFARLRYSSNGWRPMWTTDYPKADAQLILGLRNWVQSSLNISDEATTVPPEVRELAKYPFIYAVEPGFMQLTDEHAAQLREYLLRGGFWMLDDFWGEYEWQNVQEQLHKVFPEYEIKELPLDHPLFHCYFDINEVVQVPNVDNIIYRGRTDEKGGIVPHYEGIVDESGRVLVFIARNCDNGDAWEWIDEPRYPLKYGLAAYRLGMNCIVYAMTH; encoded by the coding sequence TTGGCAAAGTCCGCAATCGCCTGCTTCCTGTTGCTCGGTTTGGTACTCAGCGTCTGGCCCCTGCTCAGCTTTGCCCAGCGCCGCCGCAACGAAGACTTTCCCAACTTTCGTGAAGAGTTCACCCACAAAACCAGCAGCGGCAAACGCGGCGAGTACACCTTTGCGCGCTTGCGCTACAGTTCAAACGGTTGGCGCCCAATGTGGACAACCGATTATCCAAAGGCTGATGCGCAATTGATCCTGGGCTTGCGCAATTGGGTGCAGAGTTCCCTGAACATCAGTGACGAAGCCACCACCGTGCCGCCTGAAGTCCGCGAGCTTGCCAAATACCCTTTCATTTATGCGGTCGAACCCGGCTTTATGCAATTGACCGATGAACACGCCGCCCAATTGCGCGAGTATTTGTTGCGCGGTGGTTTCTGGATGCTCGACGATTTCTGGGGCGAATACGAATGGCAGAACGTGCAAGAGCAATTGCACAAGGTCTTCCCCGAATACGAAATCAAAGAGTTGCCGCTCGACCATCCGCTCTTTCATTGCTACTTCGACATCAACGAAGTCGTGCAGGTGCCGAACGTTGACAACATCATTTATCGCGGCCGGACGGATGAAAAAGGCGGCATCGTGCCGCATTACGAGGGCATCGTGGATGAAAGCGGGCGCGTGCTGGTCTTCATCGCGCGTAATTGCGACAACGGCGACGCCTGGGAATGGATTGATGAACCGCGTTATCCGCTGAAGTACGGGTTGGCTGCTTATCGGTTGGGGATGAATTGCATTGTGTATGCGATGACGCATTGA
- a CDS encoding TIGR03986 family CRISPR-associated RAMP protein translates to MTHYHNPYHFVPVVDEARPDDLSVADFEDLKVNQVRHDKYVDRTFSGRIICRLTTESPIFIGANRKEASEQTPADVSPFLLDQKPAIPASSLRGLISSLAEAASNSAMRVLADTAYSYRKWSQGRIRKIELDSLFKFFAEIDPEVLPFDSYSEQISIAEQLFGFVEDQKTGSEESAIALGSRIYFSHGKTNAGDDCLLSPVILRILDSPKPPSPALYFKRKAGNNRHISKGELNSQIHIPQGRKFYLHHRPQDINAKAWETRNSERNQQKTKITPIKAQTEFYFHVDFDNLSTREFGLLLYTLKPTPEFRHKLGMGKSLGLGAVNIEPVGFFRINRHARYSPAGLFAPRYSECWLAANAQQQDWPDMYAGERTVTATPLAIEPLRQAFRTSMNQDIRQALELIGNPASIRHRVVTPLVSVNGREADAEQETFLWFVANDRQHGQRECLQPLNAQSSEMPALRSLPKA, encoded by the coding sequence ATGACGCACTATCACAATCCTTACCATTTCGTCCCTGTCGTTGATGAAGCACGGCCAGACGATCTTTCAGTCGCGGACTTCGAGGATTTGAAGGTCAATCAGGTGCGTCACGATAAATATGTAGATAGAACCTTTTCTGGCCGTATCATTTGTCGCCTTACAACTGAATCGCCGATTTTTATCGGGGCCAATCGTAAAGAAGCCAGTGAGCAAACTCCGGCTGATGTTTCGCCTTTCTTGCTTGATCAAAAGCCCGCAATCCCAGCTTCCTCTTTGCGTGGCTTGATTTCTAGCCTCGCTGAGGCCGCTAGCAATTCAGCAATGCGTGTATTGGCAGATACAGCTTATTCTTATCGAAAATGGAGTCAGGGGCGAATAAGGAAAATTGAGTTGGATTCTTTGTTCAAGTTTTTTGCTGAAATAGACCCAGAGGTTCTACCTTTCGATTCGTATAGTGAGCAAATCTCAATCGCTGAACAGCTATTTGGTTTCGTTGAGGATCAGAAAACAGGTAGTGAGGAATCGGCGATTGCTTTGGGAAGTCGCATTTACTTTTCACACGGTAAAACAAATGCTGGGGATGACTGTCTTTTATCACCTGTAATTTTACGAATTCTGGACAGCCCAAAACCTCCCAGTCCTGCTTTATATTTCAAAAGAAAAGCTGGTAATAACCGTCATATCTCGAAGGGTGAACTAAACTCACAAATTCATATTCCACAAGGCCGCAAGTTTTACTTACACCATCGTCCGCAAGACATCAATGCCAAAGCCTGGGAAACACGAAACAGCGAGCGGAACCAGCAAAAAACCAAGATTACACCCATCAAAGCACAGACTGAGTTTTATTTTCACGTAGATTTCGACAATCTCAGCACACGGGAATTTGGGCTGTTGTTGTACACACTCAAGCCGACGCCAGAGTTCCGCCACAAGCTGGGCATGGGAAAATCGCTGGGCTTAGGTGCAGTCAATATCGAACCAGTAGGCTTTTTCCGCATCAATCGGCACGCGCGTTACAGTCCCGCTGGACTCTTTGCGCCGCGTTATAGCGAATGCTGGCTCGCGGCTAACGCTCAACAACAGGATTGGCCTGACATGTATGCCGGCGAGCGGACAGTTACGGCGACGCCACTTGCTATTGAGCCGTTGCGCCAAGCCTTCCGTACTTCGATGAACCAAGATATTCGGCAGGCATTAGAGCTTATCGGCAATCCCGCCAGCATAAGGCATCGTGTCGTGACACCTTTGGTTTCAGTCAATGGTCGTGAGGCTGACGCTGAACAGGAAACCTTTCTTTGGTTCGTTGCAAATGACCGACAACACGGTCAACGCGAATGTTTGCAACCCTTGAACGCCCAGAGCAGCGAAATGCCTGCTTTAAGATCACTACCCAAAGCATGA